The following DNA comes from Kitasatospora sp. NBC_01287.
CCGCGCTGCTGGCGGGCCTGGAGGTGCGCGGTTCGGGTGGTCGGGCGTCCGAGTAGCCGGAACGCGGGACGCCCGTGGCGCCGGCCTGGCGGGGCCGGTGCCACGGGCGCGACGGTGTGCCGCAGGGTCAGCGCTGCGCGCTGCGGCGACGGGTGAAGAGGACCGCGCCGACGCCGGCGGCGATCAGCACCGCGCCGCCGACACCGAAGGTGACCAGCTGGCCGCCGTTGGTGCCGGTGAAGGCCAGGCCGGTGGGCGTGGCGGAGACCGGCTGGACCGACGGCGAGCCGACCAGCTCATCGGTGGTGACCGGCGAACCCGAGGGCGCGGGCGCCGACGGGGTGGCCGCGACGGCGGCCGGGGCCGACGCCGAGGAACTCGGCTTGGTCGAGGTGCTCACCGAGGCCGAGGCCGACGGCGAGGTGCTCGTCGAGGCCGAGACGGAGGGTGAGGGGCTGGTGGAGCCCGAGGTGGAGGCCGACGGGCTCGGCGAGCCGGAGGGGCTCGACGAGGTGCTGCCCGAGGGCGAGGGGCTGGTGGAGGTCGAGGCGGAGGGCGAGGGGCTGGTGGAGCCCGAGGCGGAGGCCGACGGGCTCGCGCTCTGCGAGGGGGTGGGCGTCGGGGTGCCCTGGCAGGCGGTCCCGCCGTTCCACGCGCTGATCAGGCTGTTCGAGAAGACCCCGTTGGGGTACTTGGGCAGTGGCCCGTTGCCCTTGGTGCCGTCGAACTTGGTGCCGCCGCTGTAGAGGTCGATCTGGCCGAAGCACGGCGGCAGGCTGCCGCTGACGTCCAGCTTCGCCTGACGGTGGCTCTGGGAGAGCGTGGTGGTCGCCCAGCCCAGGAAGCTCTGGGTGCCCGAGGTGGGCCAGGTCGGGCCCTCGGTGCTGTAGGACGCCAGCGAGATCTGGTACGAGCAGCCCTTGCTGATGTCGCCGTCCAGCTTGACCTGGATGGTGCCGTGCGGCTGGGCCATCCGGTCGCCGTTCTGCCAGGTGGCGCCGTTGTCGACGGAGTACTCGACCGTCGCGCTGTCGCAGTGGTCGACCTCGTGGGCCTGGGCGGGCCCGGCGGTCAGGAGGGGGGCGGTCACGGCTATGCCGAGCGCCGCCAGTGCCGGAAGAGTCCGGCGCAGGGGGTGGTGCACGGGTGTTGCTCCCTGAACGTAGGTGCACAGTGTGGTGTGGCGCACCGCCCCGGCGGGTCCGTGGACCGGCCGGGGCCATTGCGTCTGAGAGCGGGACGATATCCGACGGTGTGCCCGGTCTTGCGACCGGGGCGGAGGCTGTGCCTGACGCGTCGTCGGCGTGCGGCCTGACGGTCCGTCATCTTGGATTCACGTGGCATTCAGGCAGTATTCAGCCGACGGTCAGCGGACATTCAGCTGATGGGGGCTCAGTCGGCCAGCTCGGGGTCGACCGGCGGGTGCGGTGCCGAGTGGCGGCCGACCAGGCCGAGCAGCCTCGTCTGCGGGTCGGCGTTCGGCGCGGTCGGTACCGGGGCGGCGAAGCGCTCGGTGGCGGCCAGCCGGTCCGCGTACGGAGCGACCTCGTGCAGCCCGAACTCCACGAGCTCCGGTGCCAGGTGGCTGTCCTGGCCGGTGGCCCTGGCCAGGTCCCAGGTGTGCACCACCAGGTCGATGGTCAGCTGGGTGCAGTAGTCCAGCGCCGACCGGTCGCCGTAGGACAGGTGCACGGTCAGGGCCAGGGCGTCCGGCACGGCGAACGCCGCCCGGGCGCCGGCCGCCGCGCGGGCCCAGCCGGCGGCCGGGTCCGCGCCCAGCACATCGCCCTCGAAGCGGTCGCCGACCTCGGCCGGGGTCGCGCCGAGCAGCAGCTCCGGGGCCCAGAGCTGCTCGGCCGCCACGTGGTTGACCAGGTCCCGCACCGACCACCCCGCGCACGGGGTCGGTGCCTGCCACTGGTTGCGGGCCACTGCCGGCACCCGGCGGCCGAAGGAGGCCAGCGCCTCGGCGTACAGGCGCAGGACCTCGCGGTGGCGCCGCTCGGCGCGCTCGCGGCTCATCGGCCGCCCGTCCTGCCGTGCCGGGGTGCCGTGGGCCGCTGCCGGACCTGACCGGTCACCGGGGGGTGGCCTCGATCCGGGCGGCGGCCTCCCGGGCGCGGGCGCCGGAGCGGGTGCGGCCGGCGGTGACCAGGCGGTTCGGGAAGCGGCGCAGGTACTCCGCCTCCAGCTCCGCCGAGCGCTCGGTGTGGTGCCGCAGCGCCTCGTCGGAGCCGTACAGGAAGGTCTCGTGCCTGGTCCGGTGGAGCTGTTCCAGCTCATGCAGCAGCCGCTCGTCCAGCAGGCTGCGGGCGGCGACTCCCTCGGACGCGCCGTCCGTGGTGGCGGTCAATCGCATGGCGGGTGCCTCCTCGGTGTCG
Coding sequences within:
- a CDS encoding TIGR03086 family metal-binding protein, whose product is MSRERAERRHREVLRLYAEALASFGRRVPAVARNQWQAPTPCAGWSVRDLVNHVAAEQLWAPELLLGATPAEVGDRFEGDVLGADPAAGWARAAAGARAAFAVPDALALTVHLSYGDRSALDYCTQLTIDLVVHTWDLARATGQDSHLAPELVEFGLHEVAPYADRLAATERFAAPVPTAPNADPQTRLLGLVGRHSAPHPPVDPELAD
- a CDS encoding DUF6158 family protein — translated: MRLTATTDGASEGVAARSLLDERLLHELEQLHRTRHETFLYGSDEALRHHTERSAELEAEYLRRFPNRLVTAGRTRSGARAREAAARIEATPR